The following proteins come from a genomic window of Lycium ferocissimum isolate CSIRO_LF1 chromosome 4, AGI_CSIRO_Lferr_CH_V1, whole genome shotgun sequence:
- the LOC132052315 gene encoding protein C2-DOMAIN ABA-RELATED 4-like, whose product MDNLLGLLRIKIKRGVNLAVRDVRSSDPYVVVKMGKQKLKTRVIKKDVNPEWNEDLTLSVSDANLPVKLTVYDHDMFSMDDKMGDAEFDIKPFLDALKMNLDGLPCGTVITRATPCRSNCLSEESKVVWQDNKVVQDMCLRLRNVECGEVELELQWIDIPGSKRL is encoded by the exons ATGGACAATCTTTTGGGTCTTTTAAGGATAAAAATCAAGAGAGGTGTAAACCTCGCTGTACGTGATGTCCGCAGCAGTGATCCTTACGTTGTTGTCAAAATGGGTAAACAG AAACTGAAGACACGAGTTATAAAGAAGGATGTTAATCCTGAGTGGAATGAAGATCTGACCCTTTCTGTTTCAGATGCAAATCTTCCTGTTAAGCTG ACTGTATACGATCATGATATGTTCAGCATGGATGACAAAATGGGAGATGCAGAATTTGATATCAAACCATTTTTAGATGCTCTGAAAATGAACTTAGATGGCCTCCCATGTGGCACAGTGATCACAAGAGCAACGCCGTGCAGGTCAAACTGTCTGTCTGAGGAGAGCAAAGTGGTATGGCAAGACAACAAAGTTGTGCAAGATATGTGCTTGAGATTGAGAAACGTGGAATGTGGAGAGGTTGAACTCGAACTTCAGTGGATCGACATTCCTGGCAGCAAGCGTTTATAG
- the LOC132052316 gene encoding phosphomethylethanolamine N-methyltransferase-like, with the protein MAATDAAPPGQEREIQKSYWMEQTAELNLEAMMLDSEASDLDKEDRPEVLSLLPSYEGKSVLELGAGIGRFTGDLAEKAGEVVAVDFIEDVIKKNENINGHHKNVKFMCADVTSPDLTFLPESVDLIFSNWLLMYLSDEEVQDLAERMVKWLKVGGYILFRETCFHQSGDHKGKNNPTHYREPRFYTKVFQECNSKDGAGKSYELSLIGYKCIETYVRNKKNQNEICSIWQKVRSEDDRGFQHFLDTVQYKSNGILRYERVFGQGFVSTGGIDTTKEFVAMMDLQPGEKVLDVGCGIGGGDFYMAEKYDVHVVGIDLSVNMISLAFERAIGRKCAVEFEVADCTEKTYPEGSFDVIYSRDTILHIQDKPALFRSFYKWLKPGGRVLISDYCKKAGPASEEFAAYIKQRGYDLHDVEAYGQMLRDAGFNEVVAEDRTEQFMNVLQKELDIVEKDRESFIQEFSEQDYNDIVGGWKAKLIRTSSGEQRWGLFIAKKK; encoded by the exons ATGGCTGCCACTGATGCTGCTCCTCCAG GACAAGAGCGTGAGATTCAAAAGAGTTATTGGATGGAGCAAACTGCTGAACTCAATTTGGAGGCAATGATGCTGGACTCTGAAGCATCTGATCTTGATAAAGAGGATAGGCCTGAG GTGCTCTCACTGCTTCCCTCATACGAAGGGAAATCCGTGTTGGAATTGGGTGCTGGTATTGGCCGTTTCACAGGGGACTTAGCCGAGAAGGCTGGGGAGGTTGTAGCGGTGGACTTTATTGAAGACGTGATTAAGAAG AATGAAAACATCAACGGGCACCACAAGAATGTCAAGTTTATGTGTGCTGATGTGACTTCACCAGATTTGACTTTTTTACCTGAATCAGTGGACTTGATATTTTCTAACTGGCTACTGATGTATCTTTCCGACGAAGAG GTTCAGGACCTTGCAGAGAGAATGGTCAAATGGTTGAAAGTTGGTGGCTATATACTTTTTAGAGAGACATGCTTCCATCAATCAGGAGACCACAAGGGAAAGAACAACCCAACCCACTATCGAGAGCCTAGATTTTATACAAAG GTTTTCCAAGAATGTAATTCAAAGGATGGTGCTGGAAAATCATATGAACTTTCTCTCATCGGATATAAGTGCATTGAAACTTAtgtaagaaacaaaaagaatcaAAATGAG ATTTGCTCGATATGGCAGAAGGTTCGTTCTGAGGATGACAGGGGATTCCAGCATTTCTTGGACACTGTTCAGTACAAGTCCAATGGCATACTGCGATATGAACGAGTCTTTGGGCAAGGCTTTGTGAGCACAGGAGGAATCG ACACCACCAAAGAATTTGTTGCCATGATGGATCTTCAGCCTGGCGAAAAAGTCCTTGATGTTGGCTGTGGCATTGGTGGAGGCGACTTTTACATGGCTGAGAAGTATGATGTTCATGTTGTCGGCATTGATCTGTCAGTTAACATGATCTCATTGGCTTTCGAACGTGCTATTGGTCGCAAATGCGCAGTTGAATTTGAGGTTGCTGATTGCACCGAGAAAACATATCCTGAAGGATCATTCGATGTGATATACAGCCGGGACACTATCCTGCACATCCAG GACAAACCTGCATTATTCAGATCCTTCTATAAGTGGCTGAAGCCTGGAGGCAGAGTCCTCATAAGTGATTATTGCAAAAAGGCAGGACCAGCATCAGAAGAATTTGCAGCATATATCAAACAGAGAGGTTATGATTTGCATGATGTCGAAGCATATGGACAG ATGCTCAGAGATGCTGGCTTCAATGAAGTTGTTGCTGAGGATCGAACTGAACAG TTCATGAACGTTCTCCAGAAAGAGTTAGATATTGTGGAGAAGGATAGAGAGTCATTTATCCAGGAGTTTTCTGAA CAAGACTACAATGATATAGTTGGAGGTTGGAAGGCCAAATTAATCAGGACTTCATCCGGTGAACAGAGATGGGGTTTGTTCATTGCCAAGAAGAAGTGA